The window TCGGCATCGCCACCCGAAGCCCCGGCGGACTCGTCATGCGCACCACCGCCCCGGGCACGACCGACCGCGTCTACGGCTGGCGCCTGCGCGGCGACGGCCTCCAGCCCCTCACCGCGGGAGAGGTCTTCGACGCCTACTGCACCGACGTGGAATCCGGAGACCTGGTCTCCCCGGAGTCGGGAGTCGACTACTGCGCCCCACCCGACCTCGGGGACGACGCCGGCGGGGGAGGCCCGGCGAGGGACGGACACACCCACTGAACGGGCGAGGGGCGCCCCACCCGCAGGTGGAGCGCCCCTCGGCACCGACCGCTCGCCGCGGCTACTCGCCCGACAGGACCGCCCGCGCCGCGCCGCGAGCCTCCTCGGCCGTGTCCGCCGCCCGCGCGGCAGCCGCGGCACGCTCGCACTGCGCCAGCGTGTACTTCGCCAGCGTCCCCCGCACATACGGGATCGACGCCGCGCCCATGGACAGGGAGGTGACCCCCAGACCGGTCAGCACACACGCGAGCAGCGGATCCGAAGCCGCCTCGCCACAGACACCGCAGCTCTTGCCCTCGGCCCTGGCCGCCTCGGCGGACAGCGCGACCAGGTCGAGCAGCGCGGGCTGCCACGGGTCCTGCAGCCGGGACACCGCGCCCACCTGCCGGTCCGCCGCGAACGTGTACTGCGCGAGGTCGTTGGTCCCCAGCGAGAGGAACTCGACCTCTCGCAGGATCGACCGCGCCCGCAACGCGGCGGACGGAATCTCCACCATGGCACCGAACTTGGCCCGCAGCCCCGCCTCACGACACGCGTCGGCGAACGCCCTGGCATCCGTGCGGTCCGCGACCATCGGCGCCATGACCTCCAAGTGGACCGGCAGGCCTTCGGCGGCCCTGGCGAGCGCCGTCAGCTGCGTCCGCAGCACCTCGGGGTGGTCGAGCAGCGTCCGCAGCCCGCGCACACCGAGCGCCGGGTTCGGCTCGTCGGCCGGGGTCAGGAACTCCAGCGGCTTGTCCGCACCGGCGTCGAGCACCCGTACAACCACGCGCCCCTCGGGGAAGGCCTCCAGCACCTGCCGGTACGCCTCGATCTGCTTCGCCTCCGAGGGCGCCGTCCTGCTGTCGTCCAGGAAGAGGAACTCGGTACGGAACAGCCCGACGCCCTCGGCCCCGGCCTCCACGGCCGCCGCCACGTCGGCGGGACCGCCCACATTGGCCAGCAGCGGAACCCTGTGCCCGTCGGAAGTCGCCCCCGGCCCGCTCGACGCCGCCAGCGCGGCCTTCCGCGCCGCGGCGGCGGCCTGCAGTTCGGCCTTCTTCTCCGCACCGGGATTCACGAAGATCTCACCGGTGCTGCCGTCCACCGCGATCACCGTGCCCTCGGCAAGCTCCCCGGCCCCCGGCAGCGCGACCACCGCCGGTACGCCGAGCGCACGCGCCAGAATCGCGCTGTGACTGGTCGGCCCACCCTCCTCGGTGACGAAACCGAGCACGAGCGTCGGGTCGAGCAGCGCGGTGTCCGCGGGCGCCAGGTCACGGGCGATGAGGACGTACGGCTCGTCGCTGTCCGGCACACCCGGCATCGGCACCCCGAGCAGCCGGGCGACGATACGGTTCCGCACATCGTCGAGGTCGGCGACGCGACCCGCGAGGTACTCGCCGGCCGACGCCAGCAGCGCACGGTACGCGGCGAAGGCGTCGTAGACAGCCCGCTCCGCCGTGCTCCCCACGGCGACACGTCGTTCCACGTCCGCCATCAGCTCGGGGTCCTGGGCCATCAGTGCCTGGGCCTCCAGAACGGCCTGGGCCTCGCCGCCGGCGAGGTTGCCCCGCGCCGTCAGATCGGCGGCCACCGCGTCCACGGCCTTACGGGCACGCCCCTGTTCGCGCTCCGCGTCCTCGGGCCGGATCTGTTTGGCGGGCGGCTCCAGCACCGCCGTTCCCATGTGCCGAACCTCGCCGATGGCCACACCGTGGCTCACACCGACGCCTCGCAGCGTTGTCTCCATCTCACCTGTCTCCGATAGTGCGGCGGGCCCCGCCACCGCGGTGGTTGTGGAACTCGTGGCCCGGTACGGCCCTGACGTCACCGCCAGCCGAAGAGCGTGTCGCCGGACTTCACTTCGCCGTCCTCGCGGAGGTCGGAGAGGGAGTCGGCGGTCGCCTCCAGCGCTACGACGGGGCAGATCGGGGACTTGCCCGCGGCCTCGACGGCGGCCGGGTTCCAGCGCACCACGGCCTGGCCCCGCCGGACCGTGTCGCCCTTCTT is drawn from Streptomyces bottropensis ATCC 25435 and contains these coding sequences:
- the ptsP gene encoding phosphoenolpyruvate--protein phosphotransferase, translating into METTLRGVGVSHGVAIGEVRHMGTAVLEPPAKQIRPEDAEREQGRARKAVDAVAADLTARGNLAGGEAQAVLEAQALMAQDPELMADVERRVAVGSTAERAVYDAFAAYRALLASAGEYLAGRVADLDDVRNRIVARLLGVPMPGVPDSDEPYVLIARDLAPADTALLDPTLVLGFVTEEGGPTSHSAILARALGVPAVVALPGAGELAEGTVIAVDGSTGEIFVNPGAEKKAELQAAAAARKAALAASSGPGATSDGHRVPLLANVGGPADVAAAVEAGAEGVGLFRTEFLFLDDSRTAPSEAKQIEAYRQVLEAFPEGRVVVRVLDAGADKPLEFLTPADEPNPALGVRGLRTLLDHPEVLRTQLTALARAAEGLPVHLEVMAPMVADRTDARAFADACREAGLRAKFGAMVEIPSAALRARSILREVEFLSLGTNDLAQYTFAADRQVGAVSRLQDPWQPALLDLVALSAEAARAEGKSCGVCGEAASDPLLACVLTGLGVTSLSMGAASIPYVRGTLAKYTLAQCERAAAAARAADTAEEARGAARAVLSGE